A genomic segment from Actinoplanes sichuanensis encodes:
- a CDS encoding LuxR C-terminal-related transcriptional regulator — protein MGLPPGSGRIAAEILRIAAMPSGVRQRAEALIDVLRPVLRHDAAWLSLLDPERWVQEPVAAPGHQPRLLRHLASTAFMADVMRVGMHQGRRPIRVFDSPVPVTDLPVWNDFFAPAGLSEGVSIPLVTADGRYLGLLGAHTESPEPLGDEALDLMVMLTPLMAHVVDPLRTLTTLAGMVRDAHAGVVLTRSGRVEEMPGMPGARELGVTTAVLRLVGTLLTPGRTWARFLVPGEDPPGQGTLLQVTALACPPEPPGHHRAMVLFGPPPDTHGLTPRELQVLGLLVEGRSNAAIASALHITARTAVGHLEHIMVKLGAESRTAAAVRADRQGLYVPAGFLRI, from the coding sequence GTGGGGCTTCCTCCCGGCAGTGGACGGATCGCGGCCGAGATCCTGCGGATCGCGGCGATGCCGTCCGGCGTCCGGCAGCGGGCGGAGGCGCTGATCGACGTGCTTCGCCCGGTGCTGCGGCACGACGCGGCCTGGCTCAGCCTGCTCGATCCGGAGCGCTGGGTGCAGGAGCCGGTCGCGGCACCCGGCCATCAGCCGCGGCTGCTGCGTCATCTGGCGAGCACCGCGTTCATGGCCGACGTCATGCGGGTCGGCATGCATCAGGGGCGCCGGCCGATCCGGGTGTTCGACTCACCGGTGCCGGTGACCGATCTGCCGGTGTGGAACGACTTCTTCGCACCGGCCGGACTCTCCGAGGGCGTGTCGATCCCGCTGGTCACCGCGGACGGCCGCTATCTGGGGTTGCTCGGCGCGCACACCGAGTCCCCGGAGCCGCTCGGCGACGAGGCGCTGGACCTGATGGTCATGCTCACGCCGCTGATGGCGCACGTCGTCGATCCGCTGCGGACACTCACCACGCTGGCCGGGATGGTCCGCGACGCGCACGCCGGGGTGGTGCTGACCCGGTCCGGGCGGGTCGAGGAGATGCCGGGGATGCCCGGTGCCCGGGAACTCGGGGTGACCACCGCCGTGCTGCGTCTGGTCGGGACGCTGCTGACGCCGGGCCGGACGTGGGCGCGGTTCCTGGTGCCGGGTGAGGATCCGCCCGGGCAGGGCACACTCTTGCAGGTCACGGCGCTGGCCTGCCCGCCGGAGCCGCCCGGCCACCATCGGGCGATGGTGCTCTTCGGGCCGCCGCCGGACACGCACGGTCTGACCCCGCGGGAGTTGCAGGTGCTCGGGCTGCTGGTGGAGGGGCGCAGCAACGCGGCGATCGCCAGTGCCCTGCACATCACGGCGCGGACCGCGGTCGGGCATCTGGAGCACATCATGGTGAAGCTGGGCGCCGAGTCACGGACCGCGGCGGCGGTGCGCGCCGACCGGCAGGGTCTCTACGTGCCGGCCGGATTTCTCAGGATCTGA
- a CDS encoding ATP-binding protein, which translates to MVDDETWVVEFTVRGVWERTLWMATFGLLNKCMSHHPAGLLLDLRGLHDPGAISAPLWLTAATHGERMEPMVRVAACLPDRTDLSARLGSVVASRLVPAFPSVRLARSFLTSSRPRMDQVRLHLPPDSDAAARARHMVTAACEEWGMDPLVTRARLVVSELVVNAAEHAATPIDVLISRRDAGALLHLAVVDGSPVLPAIRLELENPLTERGYGLRIVDAAVNGWGALPTRAGKIVWALLRS; encoded by the coding sequence ATGGTGGACGACGAGACCTGGGTCGTCGAGTTCACCGTGCGCGGGGTCTGGGAGCGCACTCTCTGGATGGCCACGTTCGGGCTGCTCAACAAGTGCATGTCCCACCATCCGGCCGGGCTGCTGCTCGACCTACGCGGCCTGCACGACCCGGGCGCGATCAGCGCTCCACTGTGGCTGACCGCCGCGACCCACGGCGAACGGATGGAGCCGATGGTGCGGGTCGCCGCCTGCCTGCCCGACCGGACCGACCTGTCCGCCCGGCTGGGCAGCGTCGTCGCCAGCCGGCTGGTGCCGGCCTTCCCCTCGGTGCGGCTGGCCCGCTCGTTCCTGACCAGCAGCCGCCCCCGGATGGACCAGGTCCGGCTGCACCTGCCACCGGATTCGGACGCCGCCGCCCGGGCCCGCCACATGGTGACCGCCGCCTGCGAGGAGTGGGGGATGGACCCGCTCGTCACCCGGGCCCGGCTGGTCGTCTCCGAGCTGGTGGTGAACGCGGCCGAGCACGCCGCCACCCCGATCGACGTGCTGATCTCCCGCCGTGACGCGGGCGCGCTGTTGCATCTGGCCGTGGTGGACGGTTCGCCGGTGCTGCCGGCGATCCGCCTGGAGCTGGAGAATCCGTTGACCGAGCGGGGGTACGGCCTGCGCATCGTCGACGCGGCGGTCAACGGCTGGGGTGCCCTGCCCACCAGAGCCGGGAAGATCGTGTGGGCGCTCCTCAGATCCTGA
- a CDS encoding S8 family serine peptidase has product MSAAAADAKAAADPRAAADVKIDAAVTTAVQGGKETSFWVLLRGDTDLTPATKVTGKARAAVVLQTARDGATRDQRGLKQLLTSRKADFDTYWIANTVRVTGDAGLLAEVAARPEVKAVLPDTPITLPAPTAGAVQAAVDAVEWNVDRIGAPRVWTDQGARGQGVVIANIDTGVQFDHPALAANYRGRQADGTFAHDHNWYDPTGLCTGGAPCDNNGHGTHTMGTMAGTGGIGVAPGATWIAAKGCETNSCSVGALLAAGQWIVAPTDRDGRNPRPDLAPDVVNNSWGGGAGFDPWYSDVIRSWVAAGIFPAFSNGNAGPGCNTSGTPGSYTDTYASGATDVNDAIAPFSSRGTGQDGGVKPDLTAPGVDVRSSVPGDGYAAYSGTSMASPHTAATVALIWSAAPALRRDITATRTILDETAIDTNDTACGGTATDNNVYGQGRLDAYAAVRLAVRPSGSLSGIVRADGVPLGGVPVEVTGTASRTVTTAADGAYRFGRLPAGAYRIRVASFGYGTFETDVTITAGDALTVDPVLTGGPSGIVSGLISGAESPLSGVTVALTGTPVTVTTGTDGRFRLAAPNGAYELTIRPTGGCFAAETRSLTVSGDVTVDVALRQIIDGYGYRCTPAAEEYRPGTDRLAITGDDAVTEIALPFPVTHYGVARTRAWISTNGVLGFGPVSAVYQNTTLPDGAEPNDALYAFWDDLAVDEQAGIYTASTADTFVVEWRDVRFFGYAGRISISVILHPDGTVTYRYRGLSGDRAAGVGATIGVENTTGTAGLAYSVNTASVTDGLGVTFRPDPDRIAATFNVTAETWWGQQVYVVGNRPELGGWDPARAVALDPGGYPVWSGGLSLPPNTAVEFKYLKKDPDGTVTWEQGDNRTTITPPTGRYVTHDTFR; this is encoded by the coding sequence GTGTCGGCTGCGGCGGCGGACGCGAAGGCGGCGGCCGATCCCCGGGCCGCCGCCGATGTGAAGATCGACGCCGCGGTGACGACGGCCGTCCAGGGCGGAAAGGAGACGTCGTTCTGGGTGCTGCTGCGCGGCGACACCGACCTCACCCCCGCCACGAAGGTGACGGGCAAGGCCCGCGCCGCGGTGGTGCTCCAGACCGCCCGCGACGGAGCCACCCGTGACCAGCGCGGTCTGAAACAGCTTCTGACCAGCCGGAAGGCCGATTTCGACACGTACTGGATCGCGAACACGGTCCGGGTGACCGGGGACGCCGGTCTGCTCGCCGAGGTCGCTGCCCGCCCCGAGGTCAAGGCGGTACTGCCGGACACCCCGATCACCCTGCCCGCCCCGACCGCGGGCGCGGTGCAGGCCGCGGTCGACGCCGTCGAATGGAACGTCGACCGGATCGGCGCACCCCGCGTCTGGACCGACCAGGGTGCCCGCGGTCAGGGCGTCGTGATCGCCAACATCGACACGGGCGTGCAGTTCGACCATCCGGCACTGGCCGCGAACTACCGCGGGCGGCAGGCCGACGGCACGTTCGCGCACGACCACAACTGGTACGACCCGACCGGCCTCTGCACCGGCGGCGCCCCCTGCGACAACAACGGGCACGGCACCCACACCATGGGCACGATGGCCGGAACCGGCGGCATCGGCGTCGCGCCCGGCGCCACCTGGATCGCCGCGAAGGGCTGCGAGACCAACTCCTGCTCGGTCGGCGCGCTGCTCGCCGCCGGCCAGTGGATCGTCGCCCCGACCGACCGCGACGGCCGGAACCCGCGCCCCGACCTGGCGCCCGACGTCGTCAACAACTCGTGGGGCGGCGGCGCCGGATTCGACCCGTGGTACTCCGACGTGATCCGGTCCTGGGTGGCCGCCGGCATCTTCCCGGCCTTCTCCAACGGCAACGCCGGGCCGGGCTGCAACACCTCCGGCACCCCCGGGTCGTACACCGACACCTACGCATCGGGCGCCACCGACGTCAACGACGCGATCGCCCCGTTCTCCAGCCGCGGCACCGGCCAGGACGGCGGTGTCAAACCGGACCTGACGGCGCCCGGCGTGGACGTCCGGTCGAGTGTGCCCGGTGACGGTTACGCCGCCTACAGCGGCACCTCGATGGCCTCACCACACACCGCCGCGACGGTCGCGCTGATCTGGTCGGCGGCGCCGGCACTGCGTCGGGACATCACCGCGACCAGGACGATCCTGGACGAGACGGCGATCGACACGAACGACACCGCCTGCGGCGGAACGGCCACCGACAACAATGTGTACGGCCAGGGCCGGCTCGACGCGTACGCGGCGGTCCGGCTCGCCGTGAGGCCGTCCGGCAGCCTCAGCGGGATCGTGCGCGCGGACGGCGTACCGCTGGGGGGTGTGCCTGTGGAAGTGACCGGAACCGCGTCGCGGACGGTGACCACCGCGGCCGATGGCGCCTATCGTTTCGGCCGATTGCCGGCCGGCGCCTACCGGATCCGGGTCGCCTCGTTCGGCTACGGGACGTTCGAGACGGACGTGACGATCACGGCCGGTGACGCGCTGACCGTCGACCCGGTACTGACCGGCGGCCCCTCCGGAATCGTGTCCGGCCTGATCAGCGGGGCCGAAAGCCCGCTGTCAGGGGTGACCGTAGCGCTGACCGGAACCCCGGTCACGGTCACCACCGGTACCGACGGGCGATTCCGGCTGGCCGCGCCGAACGGCGCCTACGAACTCACCATCCGCCCGACCGGCGGTTGCTTCGCCGCCGAAACCCGATCACTCACGGTCAGCGGCGACGTCACCGTTGACGTTGCGTTGCGCCAGATCATCGACGGGTACGGCTACCGCTGCACGCCCGCGGCCGAGGAATACCGCCCCGGCACCGACCGTCTGGCGATCACCGGCGACGACGCCGTCACCGAGATCGCCCTGCCGTTCCCGGTGACCCACTACGGCGTCGCCCGCACCCGCGCCTGGATCAGCACGAACGGCGTGCTCGGGTTCGGCCCGGTCAGTGCCGTCTACCAGAACACCACCCTGCCGGACGGCGCCGAGCCGAACGACGCGCTCTACGCCTTCTGGGACGACCTCGCCGTCGACGAGCAGGCCGGCATCTACACCGCGTCCACCGCCGACACGTTCGTGGTGGAGTGGCGTGACGTGCGGTTCTTCGGCTATGCCGGACGCATCTCGATCAGCGTGATCCTGCACCCCGACGGCACCGTGACATACCGCTACCGGGGCCTGTCCGGCGACCGGGCCGCGGGTGTCGGCGCCACCATCGGCGTGGAGAACACCACCGGGACGGCGGGTCTCGCGTACTCGGTGAACACCGCCTCGGTGACCGACGGCCTCGGTGTCACCTTCCGGCCGGACCCGGACCGGATCGCCGCGACCTTCAACGTCACCGCGGAGACCTGGTGGGGCCAGCAGGTGTACGTCGTCGGCAACCGGCCCGAACTGGGCGGATGGGATCCGGCGCGGGCGGTCGCGCTCGACCCCGGCGGCTACCCGGTGTGGTCCGGCGGGCTGAGCCTGCCACCGAACACGGCTGTCGAGTTCAAATACCTGAAGAAGGATCCGGACGGCACGGTCACCTGGGAACAGGGCGACAACCGCACCACGATCACCCCGCCGACCGGTCGATACGTCACCCACGACACGTTCCGCTGA
- a CDS encoding lipid II:glycine glycyltransferase FemX, with the protein MLRLHRVQPDAALWADRATYPDRLIFHTPEWLRFVAECQNAEPLLATVTADGQPVGHFTGLLSRRFGMRILGSPMAGWTTSYLGFNLRPEVPRRAALSALMPFAFGEAGAAHLEIRDRGLTPADLGGLGLRWDSAPTAVIDLNPTEDELFGAMASACRRNIRKAEKSGVTIEEADADPAFADEFYDQLRDVFAKQNLVPTYSVERVRSLIRHLGPAGRILLLRARDAEGRGIATAVLPWHHRAMYFWGGASYRSGQHLRPNEAIIWYALRWARARGVTEFDFVGGNAYKQKYGTTEVAVPWARRSRSPLVAHLRDAAKQGFALKQRTVARLTVAR; encoded by the coding sequence ATGTTGCGACTGCACCGGGTGCAGCCTGACGCCGCTCTCTGGGCGGACCGGGCGACCTACCCGGATCGGCTGATCTTCCACACTCCCGAGTGGCTCCGGTTCGTCGCCGAGTGCCAGAACGCCGAGCCGCTGCTCGCCACGGTCACCGCCGACGGTCAGCCGGTCGGACACTTCACCGGGCTCCTGAGCAGGCGTTTCGGAATGCGGATCCTGGGCAGTCCGATGGCCGGATGGACTACGTCGTACCTCGGATTCAATCTGCGACCGGAGGTTCCCCGGCGAGCCGCGCTCAGTGCCCTGATGCCGTTCGCCTTCGGTGAGGCGGGCGCCGCCCACCTCGAGATCCGCGACCGGGGCCTGACCCCGGCCGATCTGGGCGGCCTCGGCCTGCGCTGGGACTCCGCGCCCACCGCGGTGATCGATTTGAATCCGACCGAGGACGAGTTGTTCGGCGCGATGGCGAGTGCATGCCGCAGAAACATCCGCAAGGCCGAGAAGTCGGGCGTCACGATCGAGGAGGCGGACGCCGATCCCGCATTCGCCGACGAATTCTACGATCAATTGCGGGACGTATTCGCCAAACAGAATCTGGTACCCACCTATTCGGTGGAAAGGGTTCGGTCGTTGATCCGTCACCTCGGGCCGGCCGGGCGGATCCTGCTGCTGCGCGCCCGGGACGCCGAAGGGCGGGGGATCGCCACCGCGGTGCTCCCGTGGCATCACCGCGCCATGTACTTCTGGGGTGGCGCCAGTTACCGCAGCGGGCAGCATCTGCGGCCCAACGAGGCGATCATCTGGTACGCCCTGCGGTGGGCCAGGGCGCGCGGGGTCACCGAGTTCGACTTCGTCGGTGGTAACGCCTACAAGCAGAAGTACGGCACCACCGAGGTCGCCGTCCCGTGGGCCCGCCGATCCCGGTCGCCTCTGGTCGCACATCTTCGGGACGCCGCGAAGCAGGGTTTCGCCCTGAAGCAGCGGACCGTCGCCCGCCTCACCGTCGCTCGCTGA
- a CDS encoding polysaccharide deacetylase family protein — translation MQTAIRRRLNELGLRSRLRARPRLQGRILAPAGLRRRLPSAPGLYFPFYHDVPAEYARDLRNHLRALQRIGPMVGWDEAMRYLSGAQPLTGPVFCLSFDDAHLTWRDVAAPMLLEMRVPAMFFLTSGMVGRPGNLSWNDCRQLVASGFDFGSHTVTHHRLSDQDDEAAAREIIDSKREIEDELGVEVRDFAAPYGHPAVDFRERDVTVAREAGYRSFSSTLRPAMHAGDSPMCIRRQGLHPAWPILAVRTRVHD, via the coding sequence ATGCAGACGGCGATCAGACGACGCCTGAACGAGCTGGGGCTACGCAGTCGCCTACGGGCCCGGCCCCGGTTGCAGGGACGGATCCTGGCCCCGGCCGGGTTGCGCCGCCGGCTGCCCAGCGCGCCGGGCCTCTACTTCCCCTTCTATCACGACGTGCCCGCCGAGTACGCCCGTGACCTGCGCAACCATCTGCGCGCCCTGCAGCGGATCGGCCCGATGGTCGGCTGGGACGAGGCGATGCGATACCTGTCCGGTGCCCAGCCGCTGACCGGACCGGTGTTCTGCCTGTCCTTCGACGACGCCCACCTGACCTGGCGGGACGTGGCCGCGCCGATGCTGCTGGAGATGCGGGTGCCGGCGATGTTCTTCCTGACCTCCGGCATGGTCGGCCGGCCCGGGAACCTGAGCTGGAACGACTGCCGGCAACTGGTGGCGTCCGGGTTCGACTTCGGCTCGCACACGGTCACCCACCACCGGCTGTCCGATCAGGACGACGAGGCCGCGGCCCGGGAGATCATCGACTCCAAACGGGAGATCGAGGACGAGCTCGGCGTCGAGGTCCGGGACTTCGCGGCGCCGTACGGCCACCCGGCGGTCGATTTCCGCGAACGCGACGTGACAGTCGCCCGGGAGGCCGGGTACCGCAGTTTCTCCAGCACCCTGCGCCCGGCCATGCACGCCGGCGACTCCCCGATGTGTATCCGCCGGCAGGGTCTGCACCCGGCCTGGCCGATCCTGGCCGTGAGGACCCGCGTCCATGACTGA
- a CDS encoding DegT/DnrJ/EryC1/StrS family aminotransferase, with the protein MTDTRTGTRIYLSPPDVTDLERGLLLAAFDSNWVAPVGPDLDAFEEQVAERVGVRHAVALSSGTAALHLALIAAGVRRGDTVLVPSFTFAATANAVVYLGARPVFVDSTPDSWNVDPALVAEELRARAERGNLPRAVIAVDMYGQCADYDPLLEACDRYGVPLIEDAAEALGATYRGRAAGSFGLAGVLSFNGNKIITTGGGGMLVTDDGRVAKQARHLSTQAREPVAHYEHRAVGYNYRLSNLLAAVGRGQLQRLDRMIAARKATFDFYRSEMPDLTFMPIARYGEPNYWLTCVLTGGEGDRDRLLAALNSRDIEARPAWKPMHLQPVFQDCVTRGGGVCADLFRRGVCLPSGSALTDDDRRRVVDAVREG; encoded by the coding sequence ATGACTGACACCCGAACCGGCACCCGGATCTACCTGTCCCCGCCCGACGTCACCGACCTGGAGCGCGGACTGCTGCTGGCGGCCTTCGACTCGAACTGGGTGGCCCCGGTCGGCCCGGACCTGGACGCCTTCGAGGAGCAGGTGGCCGAGCGGGTGGGCGTACGGCACGCGGTGGCGTTGAGCAGTGGCACGGCCGCGCTGCACCTGGCCCTGATCGCGGCCGGAGTCCGGCGTGGCGACACCGTGCTGGTGCCGTCGTTCACGTTCGCCGCGACCGCCAACGCCGTGGTCTACCTGGGCGCCCGGCCGGTCTTCGTGGACTCCACCCCGGACAGCTGGAACGTCGACCCGGCACTGGTGGCCGAGGAACTACGGGCCCGGGCCGAACGCGGGAACCTGCCCCGGGCGGTGATCGCGGTCGACATGTACGGCCAGTGCGCCGACTACGACCCCCTTCTCGAAGCGTGTGACAGGTACGGCGTACCGCTGATCGAGGATGCCGCCGAAGCCCTCGGTGCCACCTATCGCGGGCGGGCGGCCGGGTCGTTCGGGCTGGCCGGGGTGCTCTCCTTCAACGGCAACAAGATCATCACCACGGGTGGCGGCGGGATGCTCGTCACCGACGACGGCCGGGTCGCCAAGCAGGCCCGGCACCTGTCCACCCAGGCCCGCGAGCCGGTCGCGCACTACGAGCACCGGGCCGTCGGTTACAACTACCGGCTCAGCAACCTGCTCGCCGCGGTGGGCCGGGGCCAGTTGCAGCGTCTGGACCGGATGATCGCCGCCCGGAAGGCGACGTTCGACTTCTACCGCTCCGAGATGCCCGATCTCACCTTCATGCCGATCGCCCGCTACGGCGAACCCAACTACTGGCTCACCTGCGTGCTGACCGGCGGCGAGGGCGACCGGGACCGGCTGCTGGCCGCACTGAACAGCCGCGACATCGAGGCCCGGCCGGCCTGGAAACCGATGCACCTGCAGCCGGTCTTCCAGGACTGTGTGACCCGCGGTGGCGGGGTGTGCGCCGATCTGTTCCGCCGCGGGGTGTGCCTGCCCAGTGGTTCCGCTCTGACCGACGACGACCGGAGACGCGTCGTCGACGCGGTTCGGGAGGGCTGA